The following is a genomic window from Aminivibrio sp..
GAAAGTGTGGTGCGAAGAATAAAAAAAACCGGGAAAGAGGAGCTTCCCCGGTAGAAGGTACACCTGTTGCATGTATGTGGGGCAAAACACCCTGAACGCATTAACAAAATGCGCAGAATATTCTGCTTTTTCAAGGTCCCCTTCGTCTCTACTATAGCCTCGATGAATTCGTTTTGTCAAGGCGCCGGTCAGTCAAGCCTAAATCCGCAGGCAGCGGGGAGCGTCACCGGTGCTCGCTTGGGACGCCGGGACCGAGGCGGCCGACACGAGGACCGCAAGCAGGCCGAGAGCATACCTGTCCGGGCCGAAGACACACAGGGGGTCGGTCATCATACTCCTCCTCTCCGTACATTTCCGTTCGCCTGCGGGCAGATAAGGAAAACCCCGGCCCAGCAGGACCGGGGTTCATCACACCAGGGCGGGTCTGCCCTCCGGAACAGGTCCCGCAGTCCGTCCGGGATCAGTAGACTCCCTTCAGGCCATGTTCCCGGAGCACCGAATCAAGGCAGCCGACATGGTACATAGTATGCCCGCACAGGGAGGCAAAAACAGCGCCGTTGCACGTTTCCGCCTTCTTCCGGGCCGTCATTCCCTCATGCCTGAGTGCAAGGGACTCGTCGTCGAGGGAAGCGATCCACTCGTCCGCCTTTTTCTTCATGGCGACGCCGAATTCCTTCACGGTCTCCTTCGATGGAGGCGCCGGGGGCACTTCGCTGAACATGGCCACGGCCCGTCCGAAGGGTTTTTCCACCATCTCCCCGTCCGGCGGGAGAAGGAAATAGTCCACGCAGAAGAAAGCATGGTACACCTGCTGCCAGAAAAAAAACCCGCCGCCCTTCCGGGTCCAGAGGTCGTCCGGGCATTCGTCGATCAGCCTGAAAAGAAACTCCATCCCCCGGTCATGATACCCCTTCAAACCGTTCACAATATTTCTCATATCTCAACCCCCCTTGAAAAAATAGCTCAGGAAACAAGTATACCCCCAACCCTGCCCAGCGCCTACCGGGAGAAAAAATATACAATGCAGAATTGTCTATCTTGACAAATTGTGCGCCTTGCGTTTTAATCAGATAACATCGCGTCCCCCGGTGGAAAAACAATTCTTTTTTTCTCTGCGGATGTCATTCCATTGCCAGCATCCAATACCACAATCCAACCAGGAGGTGTTTGCATGAAAATGCGAACCGCTATTGCGCTTATTCTTGCCGTATTTTGCCTGTTCACCGTTACTCCCGGAGCGGCAGCAGCCCGTCCCGTGACGCTGGTGGACTTCAGCTGGGACAGCGTCCAGGTCCACAACCGCATCGCCGCCTACATCATCGAGAAAGGATACGGCAAAGAGACGGACTTCATCTTCGCCGAGTCCCTTCCGGGAATGATGGGCATCGAGCGCGGAGATGCCGACTTCTCCATGGAAGGCTGGGTCGACAACCTTCTCGATTTCTGGGAGAAAGCAACTGCCGGCGGCAAAATGGTCAGCCTCGGGACGAACTTCCCCGACGCTCCCCAGG
Proteins encoded in this region:
- a CDS encoding DinB family protein — translated: MRNIVNGLKGYHDRGMEFLFRLIDECPDDLWTRKGGGFFFWQQVYHAFFCVDYFLLPPDGEMVEKPFGRAVAMFSEVPPAPPSKETVKEFGVAMKKKADEWIASLDDESLALRHEGMTARKKAETCNGAVFASLCGHTMYHVGCLDSVLREHGLKGVY